The Aythya fuligula isolate bAytFul2 chromosome 2, bAytFul2.pri, whole genome shotgun sequence genome contains a region encoding:
- the RPL15 gene encoding 60S ribosomal protein L15 has product MGAYKYIQELWRKKQSDVMRFLLRVRCWQYRQLSALHRAPRPTRPDKARRLGYKAKQGYVIYRVRVRRGGRKRPVPKGATYGKPVHHGVNQLKFARSLQSVAEERAGRHCGALRVLNSYWVGEDSTYKFFEVILIDPFHKAIRRNPDTQWITKPVHKHREMRGLTSAGRKSRGLGKGHKFHHTIGGSRRAAWKRRNTLQLHRYR; this is encoded by the exons ATGGGTGCCTACAAGTACATCCAGGAGCTATGGAGGAAAAAGCAGTCGGACGTGATGCGGTTCCTCCTCCGCGTGCGCTGCTGGCAGTACCGCCAGCTCTCTGCCCTGCACCGCGCTCCCCGGCCGACCAGGCCAGACAAGGCTCGCAGGCTGGGATATAAGGCCAAGCAAG GGTATGTTATCTACCGTGTCCGCGTTCGCCGCGGTGGCCGCAAGCGCCCTGTCCCAAAAGGTGCAACCTATGGCAAACCCGTGCATCATGGTGTGAACCAGCTGAAGTTTGCCCGGAGCCTCCAGTCCGTAGCAGAG gagcGTGCTGGCCGTCACTGCGGGGCTCTGAGAGTGTTGAACTCCTACTGGGTGGGAGAGGATTCCACGTACAAGTTTTTCGAAGTGATCCTGATCGACCCCTTCCACAAGGCCATCAGGCGCAACCCCGACACGCAGTGGATCACCAAGCCCGTCCACAAGCACAGGGAGATGCGTGGCCTTACGTCTGCCGGGCGGAAGAGCCGCGGTCTGGGCAAGGGCCACAAATTCCACCACACCATCGGTGGCTCGCGCCGCGCTGCCTGGAAGCGACGCAACACCCTGCAGCTGCACCGCTACCGCTAG